In Archocentrus centrarchus isolate MPI-CPG fArcCen1 chromosome 22, fArcCen1, whole genome shotgun sequence, one DNA window encodes the following:
- the ganc gene encoding neutral alpha-glucosidase C, producing the protein MADMIQTLASVVPNDEGRDKFKKSDHVAFYRRQIQGPNMQYRALLDTMVLTEKGVCFELLESDSQTRLLLSLSPSKHDIVRILIDEFQPIKARYRVPDVLTGEPQCEQLRVEKQTKDSVTLSWSSGRYQLRVWRSPFRLEILCEQELMVTFNSKGNLWFERLQHPPSEPQEEQKSSLWKETFKQFVDIKANGPSSVGADLCLHGFRHVYGLPEHSDNLQLRDTRDGEPYRLYNLDVFAYQLYSRLGLYGSVPLMVAHKPDRTLGVFWLNASETFINIQYSPTDHQDDQTPPVKRRRAEPQTDVHWLSESGVIDCMVLLGPSPQQLFTQYAQLTGYQALPPLFALGYHQCRWNYIDEADVKSVDSGFDRHKIPYDVIWLDIEHTDGKRYFTWDPVHFPEPTRLQQHLEKKKRKLVIISDPHIKVDPHWSLYCEARDGEHFVKDREGEIFKGSCWPGESSYLDFSSSATRAWYSRCFSLDKYKGSTPSLFVWNDMNEPSVFSGPELTMPKDAVHCGGWEHRDLHNLYGFYQHMATVEGLITRSGGLERPFVLSRSFFAGSQRLGAVWTGDNVANWEHLKISIPMVLSLSLAGIVFCGADVGGFIQDPEPELLVRWYQAAALQPFFRGHSANVTNRREPWLFGDEVTAAIRTVIQQRYSLLPYWYTLFHQAHTSALPPLRPLWVEFPEEESTFSVDSQYMLGGALLACPVTEPGIQEVKIFLPGSGEIWYDIHSVQSYEGGRTLSLPVTLDTVPVFQRGGSVVCRSVGSCSCTAELQQLPLSVTVALSSQGIADGELYLDDGHSFRYRDEKAFCLRRFSMLSGRLLCRPASEEGTFDCETVIQSVTILGLKSKPSTVIVHASGTKDMSAAFQYMETCCKLTVNTGNLRVAMDWEIQIG; encoded by the exons ATGGCGGATATGATCCAAACCCTCGCTAG TGTTGTCCCTAATGATGAGGGGAGGGACAAGTTCAAGAAGAGCGACCATGTTGCTTTTTACAG GCGGCAGATCCAGGGTCCAAACATGCAGTATCGAGCCCTGTTGGACACCATGGTGCTCACAGAGAAGGGGGTATGTTTTGAACTGCTGGAATCAGACTCACAG ACAAGGCTACTTCTTTCTTTGTCACCGTCCAAACACGACATTGTAAGGATACTGATAGATGAATTCCAGCCAATTAAGGCACGCTATCGAGTTCCAGATGTTTTAACTGGGGAACCTCAATGTGAACA GTTAAGAGTGGAAAAACAGACTAAGGACTCAGTCACACTTTCTTGGTCTTCAGGACGTTATCAGCTGCGCGTGTGGCGTTCCCCTTTCCGACTGGAGATCCTCTGTGAGCAGGAATTGATGGTCACATTCAATTCTAAAGGCAACCTGTGGTTTGAGAGATTACAGCATCCACCCAG TGAG CCTCAAGAAGAACAGAAAAGTTCGTTGTGGAAGGAGACATTCAAGCAGTTTGTGGATATCAAGGCTAATG GTCCCAGCAGTGTTGGAGCAGACCTCTGTCTTCATGGGTTCAGGCATGTTTATGGTCTGCCTGAACACTCAGACAACTTGCAGCTCAGAGACACGAG AGACGGCGAACCTTATCGGCTGTACAACTTAGATGTTTTTGCCTATCAACTGTACAGTCGCCTTGGCCTGTATGGATCTGTGCCACTGATGGTGGCCCACAAGCCAGACAGGACTCTGGGTGTATTTTGGCTGAATGCTTCTGAGACTTTTATAAACATTCAGTACTCCCCCACTGACCATCAG GATGATCAAACTCCCCCAGTAAAACGGAGGCGGGCTGAGCCTCAGACTGATGTCCACTGGCTGTCAGAGAGTGGTGTGATTGACTGCATGGTTCTGCTCGGGCCCAGTCCACAGCAGCTCTTCACCCAGTATGCCCAGCTGACAG GATATCAAGCCCTGCCGCCTCTGTTTGCCCTCGGCTACCACCAGTGCCGCTGGAACTACATTGATGAAGCTGACGTGAAGTCTGTGGATTCCGGATTTGATCGTCACAAAATTCCTTACGATGTAATTTGGCTGGACATTGAGCACACAGATGGGAAGCGGTACTTTACCTGGGATCCTGTTCATTTTCCTGAACCAaccaggctgcagcagcacctagagaagaaaaagaggaag TTGGTCATTATAAGTGATCCACACATCAAGGTTGATCCTCATTGGTCCCTGTACTGTGAGGCCAGAGATGGAGAACATTTTGTCaaggacagagagggagagatctTTAAGGGCTCATGCTGGCCGG GTGAATCCTCTTACCTTGATTTCAGCAGCTCAGCTACTCGAGCATGGTACTCCAGATGCTTCAGCTTGGATAAATACAAA GGATCGACACCTTCGTTGTTTGTGTGGAACGATATGAACGAGCCATCTGTGTTCAGCGGCCCAGAGCTGACAATGCCAAAGGACGCTGTGCATTGTGGGGGCTGGGAACACAGGGATTTACACAACTTGTATGGCTTTTATCAG cacatGGCCACAGTGGAGGGTCTAATCACTCGCTCAGGTGGCTTAGAGAGACCTTTCGTCCTCTCACGCTCTTTCTTTGCAGGGTCACAGAGACTTG GTGCAGTGTGGACTGGTGATAATGTTGCCAACTGGGAGCATCTGAAGATCTCAATTCCAATGGTTTTGTCTCTGAGCTTGGCAGGCATAGTGTTTTGTGGAG CTGATGTTGGTGGGTTCATTCAGGATCCAGAGCCGGAGTTGTTGGTGCGCTGGTACCAGGCGGCAGCCCTGCAGCCATTTTTCCGCGGTCACTCTGCAAATGTGACAAACCGTCGGGAACCCTGGCTTTTTGGGGACGAGGTCACTGCAGCAATCCGCACTGTAATCCAACAAAG GTACAGCCTGCTGCCTTATTGGTACACACTGTTTCACCAGGCTCACACCTCTGCCTTGCCTCCACTCAG ACCTCTGTGGGTGGAGTTTCCAGAAGAAGAGAGCACCTTCAGTGTGGACAGCCAGTACATGCTTG GAGGAGCACTGTTGGCATGTCCTGTAACTGAACCGGGTATCCAAGAAGTCAAAATCTTTCTTCCTGGATCTGGCGAG attTGGTATGACATCCATTCTGTGCAGTCGTACGAAGGAGGCAGGACTCTCAGTCTTCCTGTCACCCTGGACACA GTTCCAGTGTTCCAGCGTGGTGGCTCAGTGGTCTGTAGATCAGTAGGAAGTTGCTCCTGTACAGCTGAACTTCAGCAGCTCCCCCTCTCTGTCACTGTGGCTTTAAGCTCTCAG GGCATTGCTGATGGTGAGTTGTACCTGGATGATGGCCACTCATTCAGATACCGTGACGAAAAGGCCTTCTGTCTGCGCAGGTTCAGCATGCTGTCAGGCCGTCTGCTCTGCCG TCCTGCCAGTGAAGAAGGAACATTTGACTGTGAGACAGTCATACAGTCAGTCACCATCCTGGGGCTGAAGAGCAAACCGTCCACAGTGATTGTGCATGCATCAG GTACTAAGGACATGTCAGCTGCATTTCAGTACATGGAGACTTGCTGCAAGCTGACTGTGAACACTGGAAACCTCAGAGTGGCGATGGACTGGGAAATACAGATAGGTTGA